ACCACGGTACTGATCCAGATCGCTGCTTTCCAGTTGCTGCTGAACTTTCGCTGCGAATTTAGCCAGACGACGTTCGCCCAGTACTTCTGCAGTTGGGATTTCAACTTCTGGAATGGTCAGCTTCATGGTGCGTTCAATGTTACGCAGCAGACGACGCTCACGGTTCTCAACGAACAGTAATGCGCGACCCGCACGGCCAGCACGACCGGTACGACCGATACGGTGAACGTAAGATTCTGAGTCCATCGGGATGTCGTAGTTAACAACCAGGCTGATACGTTCTACGTCGAGACCACGTGCTGCCACGTCGGTTGCGATCAGAATGTCCAGACGGCCATCTTTCAGACGTTCCAGAGTCTGCTCACGCAGCGCCTGGTTCATGTCACCGTTCAGTGCAGCGCTGCTGTAGCCGCTACGTTCCAGAGCTTCAGCCACTTCCAGTGTCGCGTTTTTGGTACGAACGAAGATGATCGCCGCATCAAAATCTTCTGCTTCAAGGAAACGCACCAGCGCTTCGTTTTTACGCAGACCGTAGACAGACCAGTAGCTCTGGCTGATGTCTGGACGGGTAGTCACGCTTGACTGGATACGTACTTCCTGAGGCTCTTTCATGAAGCGACGGGTAATACGACGGATAGCTTCTGGCATGGTTGCAGAGAACAACGCGGTCTGATGTTCAGCCGGGATCTGCGCCATGATAGTTTCGACGTCTTCGATGAAGCCCATACGTAGCATTTCATCAGCTTCGTCCAGCACCAGGCCGCTCAGGTTTGAGAGGTTTAGGGTACCGCGTTTCAGGTGGTCCAGCAGACGGCCCGGGGTACCCACAACAACTTGTGGTCCCTGACGCAGTGCGCGCAGCTGAACGTCATAGCGCTGGCCGCCGTAAAGGGCAACCACATTCACGCCATGCATGTGTTTAGAGAAATCAGTCATTGCTTCAGCAACCTGAACCGCCAGTTCGCGGGTCGGTGCCAGAACAAGAATTTGTGGTGCTTTCAGTGAAGCATCAATGTTATGCAGCAGCGGTAAGGAGAATGCAGCTGTTTTACCGGAACCTGTCTGAGCCATGCCCAGAACGTCGCGGCCATTTAACAGGTGAGGAATACACTCAGCCTGGATTGGTGAAGGTTTTTCGTAGCCCAAATCAGTCAGGGCAGAAATGATCGGAGCAGACAGCCCCAGGTCAGCAAAAGAGGTTTCAAGCTCAGTAGTCATGTACACGTGCCTCATTAATAATGGCAGCCAGTCTACATAACTCGTCGAGAAAATTTTCAGTCATTTTCATTGAAAAGTGTGAACCGGCTCAAATTAGATTATAAAACGAACAAAGCAACCCTCGCCCGTTAAGGCGCTTAAAAATGGTAAATACCATGATTAAAAAGGCTGATTGGTGTCGTCAGCTATTGCTGGTCCGATTCTGATAGGTCGTCTTGCTCATGGCCCAAAAGCGCCAATTCCAACAATGCATAGCGGTGCTCAACGAAGTTATGGACGTTGTTAGCTACCGTCAGTTTGAACAGTGCCGCGGCGCTGTTCTTGTCCCCCAGACTTAGGTAATGCTTACCTAAATAGAAGTCAGTTTCACTGAGATGCTCAGCGAGCGAAGTGTTATCCGTTGCTTCTGCCTTGAGGCGTTCCATCAGCGTAGATTCGCTGATTTTGCCCAGGTAGAATTCGACGATATTCCATCCCCATTGCCCTCTGTCCGCTTTGTCATAACGCTCCTGGAGCGCTACTTCGGCATTCTTCGGATTGATTTCTCGCTCCGCAAGATAAAGCCATAACGAACGGAAGGGATCATTTGGATCGTCTCGATAAAACGCCTGCAGATCATCCTGCGCTAACGAGAATCGGCCACCGTAATACAGGGCGATACCTCGGTTCAAACGCGCGTAGTTGTAAGTTGGATCAAGCTCTAGTACAGAATCAAACGCTTCATAGGCAGCATCGAAATTGCCTGCCTGCGTTAGGTAAATCCCCAGGTAGTTAAAAACTTCTGGCATATCAGGACGAATAGACAGCGCTTGTGAAAAATCATTTCGCGCCAGTGCTCTTAGCCCGAGACTATCATACAGCACACCGCGCTCATATAATAGCTGTGCTCTCTCATCATCGGTTAATGACCGGCTGGCAAGTATTTGTTCCATGCGTGCCAGGATGACTTCCTGCTGCAACGTCGGCTGCAACGGAATCGCCAGAACTTCGTTTTTACGCCAATCATGGTTGCTGCATCCTGCCAACATAAGTGCTGTCGCAACATAACACCAGCGCAAGAAAGGCTTCATTTCTACTCCCGGAGACAAACATTGGATGAACATCCTGTCATCCGCTTGCTTAACACAAACGCGTCCTGCGTCCGTGAGACGAACAGCTCCTCCCCATGTGGAAAGGAGCTGTAAAACTTCTGTTACAGATTATTCTGCTGCAGGTTGCTCAGTTGTTTCGTCCTGAGAAGGTGCGGTAGCTTCTTTGATGCTCAGACGCACACGACCCTGACGGTCAACTTCGAGAACTTTAACCGGAACTTCCTGGCCCATCTGCAGGTAATCAGTCACTTTCTCTACACGCTTGTCAGCGATCTGAGAGATGTGTACCAGACCTTCTTTACCGCCGCCGATGGCAACAAACGCACCAAAGTCTACGATACGGGTCACTTTACCCTGATAGATACGGCCAACTTCGATTTCAGCAGTGATCTCTTCGATACGGCGGATAGCATATTTCGCTTTCTCGCCGTCTGTAGCTGCGATTTTCACAGTACCGTCATCTTCGATTTCGATAGTGGTGCCGGTTTCTTCAGTCAGAGCACGGATCACAGAACCACCTTTACCGATCACGTCCTTGATTTTGTCCGGGCTGATCTTGATGGTGTGAATACGTGGAGCAAACTGAGAGATATCGCCACGTGGTGTGCTGATAGCCTGTTCCATCACGCCCAGAATGTGCAGACGCGCACCCTTAGCCTGGTTCAGAGCCACCTGCATGATTTCGCGGGTGATACCTTCGATTTTAATGTCCATCTGCAGCGCGGTGATACCGTCGCGGCTACCGGCCACTTTAAAGTCCATGTCGCCCAGGTGATCTTCGTCACCCAGAATGTCGGACAGAACGATAAAGCTTTCGCCTTCTTTAACCAGACCCATTGCGATACCCGCAACAGCGGCTTTAATCGGCACGCCTGCATCCATCAGGGCCAGAGATGCGCCACAAACGGAAGCCATTGAAGATGAACCGTTAGATTCAGTGATTTCAGATACCACACGTACGGTGTACGGGAAGTCTTCTGGTTTTGGCATCATCGCCAGTACGCCACGTTTAGCAAGACGGCCATGACCAATCTCACGACGTTTTGGCGAACCTACCATACCGGTCTCACCAACAGAGTACGGAGGGAAGTTGTAGTGGAACAGGAAGCTGTCAGTTTTCTCGCCCATCAGCTCATCCAGGTTCTGTGCATCACGGGCAGTACCCAGTGTTGCAGTAACCAGTGCCTGAGTTTCACCACGAGTGAACAGCGCTGAACCGTGAGTACGTGGCAGAACGCCAGTACGCACATCCAGACCACGGATCATGTCTTTTTCACGGCCATCGATACGTGGCTCACCACGCAGAACACGGCTACGAACCACGTTCTTCTCGATGCTGCCCAGAATGTCAGAGATTTCGCCAGCGTCCAGAGTTTCGTCTTCAGCTTGCAGAGCCTGAACAACGTCAGATTTGATGACGTTAATCTGGTTGTAACGCTCTTGTTTCTCGGTGATCAGGTACGCATCACCCAGACGGGATTCAGACAGTGCAGCCACGCGAGCATGCAGCTCAGCGTTAACCACTTCTGGCTGCCAGTCCCATTTTGGCTTACCGGCTTCAGCAACCAGTGAGTTGATGTTGTCGATAACGATTTGTTGTTGTTCGTGGCCGAATACGACCGCGCCCAGCATCTGATCTTCGCTCAGCACTTCAGCTTCAGATTCAACCATCAGAACCGCGCCCTGAGTACCGGCAACAACCAAGTCCAGACGGCTTGTTTTCAGCTCATCTGCGGTTGGGTTCAGAACATACTGGTCGTTGATGTAACCAACGCGTGCAGCACCGATTGGGCCGTTGAATGGAATACCAGACAGGCTCAGGGCAGCAGACGCACCGATCATCGCAACGATGTCAGGGTTAACTTGTGGGTTCAGGGAAACCACAGTCGCGATAACCTGAACTTCATTCAGGAAGGAGTCCGGGAACAGAGGGCGAATCGGACGGTCAATCAGACGTGAAGTCAGAGTTTCGCCTTCGCTTGGACGGCCTTCACGACGGAAGAAGCTACCCGGAATACGACCAGCAGCGTAAGTACGCTCCTGATAGTTAACAGTCAGCGGGAAGAAGCTCTGACCTGGTTTAGCTTTTTTCTGGCCAACAACGGTAACGAATACCGCAGTGTCGTCCATGCTAACCATAACAGCGGCAGTTGCCTGACGAGCCATCATGCCGGTTTCCAGCGTAACGGTGTGCTGGCCGTATTGGAATTTACGAATAGTCGGATTAAGCAATGTAATGTCCTTTTGTATGACGCGCAGCTGTTATGACAGCAGTTCACGCCGATCAATATCCGAGCTTCTCACTACATTCTCGCGACTAATGACAATCCTTATATACCTGGCAATGTGGTAATAAAGTCTCTCATTAGCCGCGCGAAAACATCTGTAACGGAAGTTCATGTACTTAGAATAACAACAGAAACAGCAGCCATACAGTACCCTGATTTGGCGTTGCTTCCTAGAATAAAGGGGCCTATTGGCCCCTTTACACTGAAACTCGCTTGATTAGCGACGCAGACCCAGACGTTCGATCAGGCTGGTGTAACGTGCTACATCTTTACGCTTCAGGTAGTCCAGCAGTTTACGACGCTGAGAAACCATACGCAGCAGACCACGACGGCTGTGGTGATCTTTTTTGTGCTCTGCAAAGTGACCTTGCAGATGGTTAATTTGAGCAGTCAGCAGAGCAACCTGAACTTCGGTAGAACCACTGTCGTTAGTGCCACGACCGAAGTCGGAAACGATTTGAGCTTTAGCTTCAACGCTTAGAGACATAATCTTACTCCAAAATATTATAGATAATTAAACGGGTGCCGATCTCTAATTCAGCAACCCAATGCATAAGCTGCGCTATTCT
The Rahnella variigena genome window above contains:
- the yrbN gene encoding protein YrbN gives rise to the protein MKMTENFLDELCRLAAIINEARVHDY
- the pnp gene encoding polyribonucleotide nucleotidyltransferase, with product MLNPTIRKFQYGQHTVTLETGMMARQATAAVMVSMDDTAVFVTVVGQKKAKPGQSFFPLTVNYQERTYAAGRIPGSFFRREGRPSEGETLTSRLIDRPIRPLFPDSFLNEVQVIATVVSLNPQVNPDIVAMIGASAALSLSGIPFNGPIGAARVGYINDQYVLNPTADELKTSRLDLVVAGTQGAVLMVESEAEVLSEDQMLGAVVFGHEQQQIVIDNINSLVAEAGKPKWDWQPEVVNAELHARVAALSESRLGDAYLITEKQERYNQINVIKSDVVQALQAEDETLDAGEISDILGSIEKNVVRSRVLRGEPRIDGREKDMIRGLDVRTGVLPRTHGSALFTRGETQALVTATLGTARDAQNLDELMGEKTDSFLFHYNFPPYSVGETGMVGSPKRREIGHGRLAKRGVLAMMPKPEDFPYTVRVVSEITESNGSSSMASVCGASLALMDAGVPIKAAVAGIAMGLVKEGESFIVLSDILGDEDHLGDMDFKVAGSRDGITALQMDIKIEGITREIMQVALNQAKGARLHILGVMEQAISTPRGDISQFAPRIHTIKISPDKIKDVIGKGGSVIRALTEETGTTIEIEDDGTVKIAATDGEKAKYAIRRIEEITAEIEVGRIYQGKVTRIVDFGAFVAIGGGKEGLVHISQIADKRVEKVTDYLQMGQEVPVKVLEVDRQGRVRLSIKEATAPSQDETTEQPAAE
- the rpsO gene encoding 30S ribosomal protein S15, whose amino-acid sequence is MSLSVEAKAQIVSDFGRGTNDSGSTEVQVALLTAQINHLQGHFAEHKKDHHSRRGLLRMVSQRRKLLDYLKRKDVARYTSLIERLGLRR
- a CDS encoding DEAD/DEAH family ATP-dependent RNA helicase, whose product is MTTELETSFADLGLSAPIISALTDLGYEKPSPIQAECIPHLLNGRDVLGMAQTGSGKTAAFSLPLLHNIDASLKAPQILVLAPTRELAVQVAEAMTDFSKHMHGVNVVALYGGQRYDVQLRALRQGPQVVVGTPGRLLDHLKRGTLNLSNLSGLVLDEADEMLRMGFIEDVETIMAQIPAEHQTALFSATMPEAIRRITRRFMKEPQEVRIQSSVTTRPDISQSYWSVYGLRKNEALVRFLEAEDFDAAIIFVRTKNATLEVAEALERSGYSSAALNGDMNQALREQTLERLKDGRLDILIATDVAARGLDVERISLVVNYDIPMDSESYVHRIGRTGRAGRAGRALLFVENRERRLLRNIERTMKLTIPEVEIPTAEVLGERRLAKFAAKVQQQLESSDLDQYRGLLAKLQPAEELDIETLAAALLKMAQGERPLIVAADPVFKSRPPRREFEDRGDRGDRGDRRDRPARSNDRPARDGDSPRRERRDAGEMELYRIEVGRDDGVEVRHIVGAIANEGDISSRYIGNIKLFGTHSTIELPKGMPGEILSHFTRTRILNKPMNMQLIGDAVPQAPRRDRPAGAGGERRGNGAPRPFNGERREGGRGNGAPRSFSGDRREGSSAAGDRRPPSRAARRTTDA
- the nlpI gene encoding lipoprotein NlpI, with the translated sequence MKPFLRWCYVATALMLAGCSNHDWRKNEVLAIPLQPTLQQEVILARMEQILASRSLTDDERAQLLYERGVLYDSLGLRALARNDFSQALSIRPDMPEVFNYLGIYLTQAGNFDAAYEAFDSVLELDPTYNYARLNRGIALYYGGRFSLAQDDLQAFYRDDPNDPFRSLWLYLAEREINPKNAEVALQERYDKADRGQWGWNIVEFYLGKISESTLMERLKAEATDNTSLAEHLSETDFYLGKHYLSLGDKNSAAALFKLTVANNVHNFVEHRYALLELALLGHEQDDLSESDQQ